One stretch of Streptomyces sp. MMBL 11-1 DNA includes these proteins:
- a CDS encoding DUF4350 domain-containing protein: MTAETTASPTSTAPTPGQVWTRARGILAVVLILVVAGITFAVVRSGTNHGQLDPRSADPKGSRAVAELLKARGISVTVATTLDEATAATGPDTTLLVAGPNLLTRSQQLRLDATASASASAGRTLLIAPGPGATARLAPGVRAEPHHAVRALAPSCELPAARLAGTADMGGTRYTTQDPTAVTCYPTAGLPSLIVLPTGSGGDTVILGSPAFLHNERLDQQGNASLALQLLGSRPHLVWYLPSLADPSATTDDDSPGGGNEDQSEDGARDDAADESSFLDLVPSGWLWGTLQLALAAVLAAVWRARRLGPLVTEQLPVAVRASESAEGRSLLYRKANARDRAADALRAATRTRIAPLAGVPVRDAHTPAVLLTALSTRVNAPDNDLTTLLFGTAPSTDAALVLLADQLDALEREVRTS; the protein is encoded by the coding sequence ATGACCGCGGAGACCACCGCTTCCCCCACCTCGACGGCGCCCACCCCTGGCCAGGTCTGGACCCGTGCCCGAGGCATCCTGGCCGTCGTTCTCATCCTCGTCGTCGCCGGCATCACGTTCGCCGTCGTACGTTCCGGAACGAACCACGGACAGCTCGACCCCCGCTCCGCGGACCCCAAGGGAAGCCGCGCCGTAGCCGAACTCCTCAAGGCACGCGGCATATCCGTCACCGTCGCCACCACTCTCGACGAAGCCACCGCCGCGACCGGCCCCGACACCACGCTCCTCGTCGCCGGCCCCAACCTCCTGACACGGTCGCAGCAGCTCCGACTGGACGCGACCGCCTCCGCCTCCGCCTCCGCAGGACGCACCCTGCTGATCGCCCCCGGGCCGGGAGCCACGGCCCGACTCGCCCCCGGCGTCCGCGCCGAGCCGCACCACGCCGTCCGTGCTCTCGCCCCGTCGTGCGAGCTCCCCGCCGCCCGGTTGGCCGGCACGGCGGACATGGGCGGCACCCGCTACACGACGCAGGACCCCACCGCCGTCACCTGCTACCCGACTGCTGGCCTCCCCAGTCTGATCGTCCTCCCGACCGGTTCGGGCGGCGACACGGTCATCCTCGGCTCCCCCGCCTTTCTCCACAACGAGCGTCTCGACCAGCAGGGCAACGCCTCTCTCGCCCTGCAACTGCTCGGCTCCCGTCCCCATCTCGTCTGGTACCTCCCCTCTCTCGCGGATCCATCCGCCACAACCGACGACGACTCCCCCGGCGGCGGAAACGAAGACCAGTCAGAGGACGGGGCGAGGGACGACGCGGCCGACGAGAGCAGCTTCCTCGACCTCGTCCCCTCCGGCTGGCTGTGGGGAACCCTTCAACTCGCCCTCGCCGCAGTCCTCGCCGCCGTCTGGCGGGCCCGCCGACTCGGCCCTCTGGTGACCGAACAGCTGCCGGTGGCCGTCCGCGCGTCCGAATCGGCCGAAGGCCGCTCCCTCCTCTACCGCAAGGCCAACGCCCGCGACCGGGCCGCCGACGCCCTCCGAGCCGCCACCCGCACACGCATCGCGCCCCTCGCCGGAGTGCCCGTCCGTGATGCGCACACCCCCGCTGTCCTCCTCACCGCCTTGTCCACACGCGTCAACGCACCGGACAACGACCTCACCACGCTGCTCTTCGGTACAGCTCCCTCCACCGACGCCGCCCTGGTCCTCCTCGCCGATCAACTCGACGCCCTCGAAAGAGAGGTACGCACTTCATGA
- a CDS encoding AAA family ATPase has translation MSAPTPEPAEPTVPAAAPMGLTEPEPSDSARASLEALRSEIAKAVVGQDPAVTGLVVALLCRGHVLLEGVPGVAKTLLVRALAASLELDTKRVQFTPDLMPSDVTGSLVYDARTAEFSFQPGPVFTNLLIADEINRTPPKTQSSLLEAMEERQVTVDGTPRPLPDPFLVAATQNPVEYEGTYPLPEAQLDRFLLKLTVPLPSRQDEIDVLTRHADGFNPRDLKAAGIRPVAGPADLEAAREAVAKTTVSPEIAGYVVDICRATRDSPSLALGVSPRGTTALLSTARAWAWLTGRDYVIPDDVKALALPTLRHRIHLRPEAEMEGVTPDSVIASVLAHVPVPR, from the coding sequence ATGAGCGCCCCGACCCCCGAGCCGGCCGAGCCCACGGTGCCCGCAGCGGCCCCCATGGGGCTCACGGAACCGGAGCCGTCCGACAGCGCCCGCGCTTCCTTGGAGGCTCTGCGCTCCGAGATCGCCAAGGCCGTTGTCGGCCAGGACCCCGCCGTCACCGGACTCGTCGTCGCGCTGCTCTGCCGGGGACACGTACTCCTCGAAGGCGTACCCGGCGTGGCCAAGACCCTGCTGGTGCGGGCACTTGCCGCATCACTCGAACTCGACACCAAGCGCGTCCAGTTCACCCCTGACCTGATGCCCAGCGACGTCACGGGTTCGCTGGTCTACGACGCGCGCACCGCGGAGTTCTCCTTCCAGCCCGGGCCCGTCTTCACCAACCTGCTGATCGCGGACGAGATCAACCGCACCCCTCCCAAGACCCAGTCCTCCCTCCTCGAAGCAATGGAGGAACGGCAGGTCACGGTGGACGGAACCCCTCGGCCACTGCCTGACCCCTTCCTCGTCGCAGCGACCCAGAACCCCGTCGAGTACGAAGGCACCTACCCCCTCCCCGAAGCCCAACTGGACCGTTTCCTGCTCAAACTGACAGTTCCGCTTCCCTCGCGGCAGGACGAGATCGATGTCCTCACCCGTCACGCCGACGGCTTCAACCCGCGCGACCTGAAGGCAGCGGGGATACGGCCCGTCGCCGGACCCGCCGATCTGGAAGCGGCACGCGAAGCCGTCGCGAAGACGACCGTCTCCCCCGAGATCGCCGGCTATGTAGTGGATATCTGCCGTGCTACGCGCGATTCCCCGTCGCTCGCCCTCGGCGTCTCCCCCCGAGGCACCACCGCACTGCTGTCGACAGCCCGAGCCTGGGCCTGGCTGACCGGCCGGGACTATGTCATCCCGGACGATGTGAAAGCCCTGGCGCTCCCTACGCTCCGTCATCGCATCCACCTGCGGCCCGAGGCAGAAATGGAGGGAGTCACCCCGGACTCCGTCATCGCCTCAGTGCTCGCCCACGTCCCCGTACCCCGATGA
- a CDS encoding DUF58 domain-containing protein, with protein MALTGRTALLAALGSLPVGILAPSWTGMLAINAPLSLAILCDYALAAPVRTLRFTRSGDTSVRLGDAAEVQLTVTNTSRRRLRAQLRDAWPPSSWTSGSELRASRHTLTIPAGERRRLVTALRPTRRGERRAERITIRSYGPLGLAARQGQHRAPWTVRVLPPFTSRKHLPSRLARLRELDGRTSVLTRGDGTEFDSLRAYVPGDDTRSIDWRATARQSAVAVRTWRPERDRHVLIVLDTGRTSAGRVGDVPRLDASMDATLLLTALATRAGDRVSLLAYDRQVRARVQGRTATGEVLATVINALATLEPELIETDAHGLSNAALTHAPRGSLIVLLTTLEAAPVEEGLLPVLPQLTQRHTVLLAAVSDPRIEEMANARGTVDSVYDAAAASQAQADRRRTADRLRRHGVVVVDAAPEHVAPALADTYLALKAAGRL; from the coding sequence ATGGCCCTCACCGGACGAACCGCGCTGCTGGCCGCCCTCGGGTCACTCCCCGTAGGCATCCTCGCTCCCAGCTGGACCGGGATGCTTGCGATCAACGCACCGCTCTCACTGGCAATTCTGTGTGACTACGCCCTGGCCGCGCCAGTGCGCACGCTCCGATTCACTCGATCCGGCGATACATCCGTTCGACTCGGTGACGCGGCCGAAGTGCAACTCACGGTGACCAATACGTCCCGCCGGCGCCTGCGCGCCCAACTGCGGGATGCCTGGCCCCCCAGCAGCTGGACCTCGGGCTCCGAGCTCCGCGCCTCCCGCCACACACTGACGATCCCCGCCGGGGAACGGCGGCGTCTGGTCACCGCGCTACGCCCGACCCGGCGCGGCGAACGGCGGGCAGAACGCATCACCATCCGCTCGTACGGCCCTCTGGGCCTCGCCGCCCGCCAGGGACAGCACCGGGCCCCGTGGACCGTACGGGTCCTGCCACCGTTCACCAGCCGCAAGCATCTGCCTTCCCGGCTCGCCCGCCTCCGGGAACTCGACGGCCGTACCAGCGTTCTGACACGCGGTGACGGCACGGAGTTCGACAGTCTGCGGGCGTACGTGCCCGGGGACGACACCCGCTCCATCGACTGGCGGGCCACCGCACGCCAGTCCGCCGTCGCGGTCCGGACATGGCGCCCCGAGCGTGACCGGCATGTCCTGATCGTCCTCGACACCGGCCGCACGTCAGCGGGCCGGGTGGGTGATGTCCCCCGCCTGGACGCCTCGATGGACGCCACACTCCTTCTCACCGCACTCGCCACCCGGGCGGGCGACCGCGTAAGCCTCCTCGCCTACGACCGCCAGGTCCGAGCCCGGGTCCAGGGCCGGACGGCCACGGGTGAAGTTCTGGCCACCGTCATCAACGCCCTGGCCACGTTGGAACCAGAGCTCATCGAGACGGACGCCCACGGCCTGAGCAACGCCGCCCTCACCCACGCCCCACGCGGTTCGCTGATCGTCCTCCTCACCACGTTGGAGGCCGCCCCCGTCGAGGAGGGCCTCCTCCCGGTGCTCCCACAGCTCACCCAGCGCCACACCGTTCTGCTGGCCGCGGTCTCCGACCCTCGGATCGAGGAAATGGCCAACGCCCGGGGAACTGTGGACTCGGTGTACGACGCGGCAGCCGCCAGCCAGGCCCAGGCCGACCGCCGCCGCACGGCAGACAGACTCCGCCGCCACGGCGTTGTCGTCGTGGACGCCGCTCCGGAGCATGTCGCTCCCGCGCTTGCCGACACGTACTTGGCCCTGAAGGCCGCCGGTCGTCTCTGA